One region of Demequina sp. TMPB413 genomic DNA includes:
- the treS gene encoding maltose alpha-D-glucosyltransferase, with the protein MNHVENALDRTDVDWFKSAVFYEVLIRSFRDSSGDGVGDLRGLTEKLDYLEWLGVDCLWLPPFFPSPLKDGGYDVADYTAVAPDIGTIEDFQELLDAAHSRGIRIVIDVVMNHTSDQHPWFQESRKDPDGPYGDFYVWHDTDEAYQDARIIFVDTESSNWTWDPVRQQYFWHRFYSHQPDLNFENPAVHEAMLEALRFWLDKGVDGFRLDAVPYLYEEEGTNGENLARTHQFLKKVRKYVDDNYPGRVLLAEANQWPADVVDYFGDPAVGGDECHMCFHFPVMPRIFMGVRRESRYPISEILDQTPEIPEHCQWGIFLRNHDELTLEMVTDEDRDYMWQEYATDPRMKANIGIRRRLAPLLDNDTNRMELFTALLLSLPGSPVLYYGDEIGMGDNIWLGDRDGVRTPMQWTPDRNAGFSTATPGRLSLPLVMDPVFGFQAINVEAQQANTSSLLQWTRRMIHVRRQHSAFGRGSFFDLGGSNPTVFSYLRQDGDDVMLCVNNLSRFPQPVELDLHQFSGSRPVEMLGGVEFPAIGELPYLLTLAGHGFYWFRITRPALTEGTLP; encoded by the coding sequence ATGAATCACGTCGAGAACGCCCTCGATCGCACTGATGTCGACTGGTTCAAGTCGGCGGTGTTCTACGAGGTCTTGATCAGGTCCTTCCGCGACTCGTCTGGCGACGGCGTCGGCGATTTGCGCGGCCTCACTGAGAAGCTCGACTACCTCGAATGGCTGGGCGTCGACTGCCTGTGGCTGCCGCCATTCTTTCCCTCACCACTCAAGGATGGCGGCTACGACGTCGCCGACTACACGGCCGTAGCGCCAGACATCGGGACTATCGAAGACTTTCAGGAGTTGCTCGACGCGGCCCACTCCCGTGGCATTCGCATCGTCATCGACGTGGTCATGAACCACACCTCCGATCAGCACCCGTGGTTCCAAGAGTCTCGCAAGGACCCTGACGGCCCCTACGGCGACTTCTACGTCTGGCACGACACGGACGAGGCGTATCAGGACGCGCGCATCATCTTCGTGGACACGGAGAGCTCGAACTGGACGTGGGACCCAGTGCGCCAGCAGTACTTCTGGCACCGCTTCTACAGCCACCAACCCGACCTCAATTTCGAGAACCCAGCGGTGCACGAGGCCATGCTCGAGGCGCTGAGGTTCTGGCTCGACAAGGGAGTCGATGGTTTCCGGCTTGATGCGGTGCCCTACTTGTATGAAGAAGAAGGCACCAACGGCGAGAACCTCGCTCGCACGCACCAATTTCTCAAGAAGGTCCGCAAGTACGTGGACGACAACTACCCGGGACGCGTCCTTCTTGCCGAGGCAAACCAATGGCCAGCCGACGTGGTCGACTACTTTGGCGACCCCGCCGTCGGCGGCGACGAATGCCACATGTGCTTCCACTTCCCCGTGATGCCGCGCATCTTTATGGGCGTTCGTCGCGAGTCCCGCTACCCCATCTCGGAGATTCTCGACCAGACTCCAGAAATCCCTGAACACTGCCAGTGGGGCATCTTCTTGCGCAACCACGACGAGCTGACGCTCGAGATGGTCACCGACGAGGATCGCGACTACATGTGGCAGGAGTACGCCACTGACCCGCGCATGAAGGCCAACATCGGCATCCGCAGGCGCCTCGCTCCCCTGCTCGACAACGACACCAACCGCATGGAGCTTTTCACCGCCCTGCTCCTCAGCCTCCCGGGATCGCCGGTGCTCTACTACGGCGACGAGATCGGTATGGGCGACAACATCTGGTTGGGCGACAGGGACGGCGTGCGCACGCCCATGCAATGGACTCCCGATCGGAATGCCGGCTTCTCGACGGCCACCCCGGGCCGGCTGTCGTTGCCGCTCGTGATGGATCCCGTGTTTGGCTTCCAGGCGATCAACGTCGAGGCGCAACAGGCGAACACTTCCTCGCTCTTACAGTGGACTCGGCGCATGATCCACGTGCGGCGTCAGCACTCGGCGTTCGGGCGCGGCAGCTTCTTCGACCTCGGCGGATCGAACCCGACAGTATTCTCCTACCTGCGCCAAGACGGGGACGACGTGATGCTGTGCGTTAACAACCTCTCCCGCTTCCCGCAACCGGTCGAGCTCGACCTCCATCAGTTCAGCGGTTCACGCCCGGTGGAAATGCTTGGCGGTGTCGAGTTTCCCGCCATCGGAGAACTGCCCTACCTGCTCACGCTGGCGGGGCATGGGTTCTACTGGTTCCGGATCACCCGGCCTGCTTTGACGGAAGGAACGCTCCCATGA
- the panB gene encoding 3-methyl-2-oxobutanoate hydroxymethyltransferase: protein MTDRKKVRIHHFREMKSRGEKITMLTAYDFPTAKLFDEAGVDILLVGDSLGDNILGHDNTGVVTLDEMIPLARAVARGAQKAFVVADLPFGTYEVSPQQAVESSIRMMKEAQPHAIKFEGGRRIAPQVKALTDAGIPFVGHLGFTPQSENMLGGRRIQGRGDGAYDDMLADAVALQEAGACMIVLEMVISPVAEKITAALDIPTIGIGAGPHTDGQVLVWLDALGMSDWSPSFSKHFGEVGKAMRDAAASYVNEVKGATFPSADHTFDE from the coding sequence ATGACCGACCGCAAAAAGGTGCGCATCCACCACTTCCGCGAGATGAAGTCTCGCGGCGAGAAGATCACGATGCTCACGGCATACGACTTCCCCACCGCGAAACTCTTCGACGAGGCGGGAGTGGACATCCTGCTCGTGGGCGACTCGCTCGGCGACAACATCCTTGGTCACGACAACACGGGCGTCGTCACCCTCGACGAGATGATCCCTTTGGCACGCGCTGTGGCGCGAGGAGCGCAGAAGGCGTTTGTGGTGGCCGACCTCCCGTTCGGCACGTACGAGGTGTCGCCTCAGCAGGCGGTGGAGTCCTCCATCCGCATGATGAAGGAAGCCCAGCCTCACGCCATCAAGTTTGAGGGCGGGCGCCGCATCGCACCCCAGGTCAAGGCCTTGACCGACGCCGGTATCCCCTTCGTAGGTCACCTCGGGTTCACGCCGCAATCAGAGAACATGCTGGGCGGGCGACGCATTCAGGGTCGCGGCGACGGCGCGTACGACGACATGCTCGCCGACGCCGTGGCATTGCAAGAGGCCGGTGCCTGCATGATCGTGCTCGAGATGGTGATCTCGCCTGTTGCAGAGAAGATCACGGCCGCGCTGGACATCCCCACCATCGGCATCGGCGCTGGCCCCCATACCGACGGCCAAGTGCTCGTGTGGCTCGACGCTCTGGGAATGTCGGACTGGAGCCCCAGCTTCTCCAAGCACTTTGGTGAAGTGGGCAAGGCCATGCGCGACGCTGCCGCGTCATATGTGAACGAGGTCAAGGGCGCGACGTTCCCCAGCGCCGACCACACTTTCGACGAATAG
- a CDS encoding response regulator transcription factor, which produces MIRVLIADDQALVRAGLAALLSAEPDIEVVATASDGDEAVALALQLAPDVACVDVRMPGRDGISVTRELCRTDGPLHIPVLILTTFAIDDYVFGALEAGASGFMLKDSEPDEIVAAVRAVAAGDGTLDGSLTKSVISEFARRRSMQPITVAEGSDLLSPRELDILLLLAQGMSNEEIARALVLEVSTVKSHVSRMLPKIGVSSRLQAVVWAYRNRIVTVEN; this is translated from the coding sequence GTGATCAGGGTGCTCATCGCCGACGACCAGGCGCTCGTACGCGCGGGGCTCGCCGCGCTCCTGTCCGCTGAGCCAGACATCGAGGTCGTGGCTACCGCCTCCGACGGAGACGAGGCCGTCGCCTTGGCCCTGCAGCTCGCGCCCGATGTCGCGTGCGTCGACGTGCGCATGCCTGGCAGAGACGGCATCAGCGTGACCCGTGAACTGTGCCGCACGGATGGTCCACTCCACATACCCGTGCTCATCCTGACGACCTTCGCGATTGACGACTACGTATTCGGCGCGCTCGAGGCCGGTGCGTCGGGGTTCATGCTCAAGGACTCCGAACCGGATGAGATCGTTGCCGCCGTGCGAGCGGTTGCGGCGGGAGACGGCACTCTTGACGGCTCACTGACCAAATCGGTCATCAGCGAGTTTGCCAGGCGCCGCAGCATGCAACCCATCACCGTGGCCGAGGGCTCGGACCTGCTGTCTCCACGCGAACTCGACATCTTGCTACTGCTCGCTCAAGGGATGTCGAACGAGGAGATCGCGCGCGCACTCGTGCTTGAGGTGTCCACGGTGAAGTCTCACGTGTCTCGAATGCTGCCCAAGATCGGGGTGAGCTCGCGTCTGCAAGCGGTCGTGTGGGCCTATCGCAACCGCATCGTCACTGTGGAGAACTGA
- the map gene encoding type I methionyl aminopeptidase, whose translation MAPVRESMIKGSVSPMRPVPASIPRPEYVGKKKAAPWEGGDVHSDELVERIRISAKIAAQALAEVGRHVTPGVTTDELDRVGHEFLMDHQAYPSTLGYPGAAGRPPFPKALCASVNEVVCHGIPDDAVIQDGDIVKIDVTAFKNGVHGDNCGSFIAGEGSDQARHLLETAREATMRGIKAAQPGRQVNVIGRVIEKYAARFGYESVRNYTGHGVGPAFHSGLVIPHYDSAPYHDDLIEPGMVFTVEPMLVAGSEANLEWDDGWTVVTKDGSWVAQFEHTIYITPDGPEVLTIP comes from the coding sequence ATGGCCCCCGTACGCGAGAGCATGATCAAGGGCTCAGTCTCCCCGATGCGCCCCGTCCCCGCCAGCATTCCCCGGCCCGAATATGTGGGCAAGAAGAAGGCAGCACCCTGGGAGGGCGGCGACGTTCATTCAGATGAACTCGTCGAGCGGATCCGCATCAGCGCAAAGATCGCCGCTCAGGCCCTCGCGGAAGTGGGCCGCCACGTGACCCCTGGCGTGACAACCGACGAGCTCGACAGGGTGGGGCATGAGTTTCTGATGGACCACCAGGCCTACCCGTCGACGCTCGGCTACCCCGGAGCCGCAGGCCGGCCGCCGTTTCCCAAGGCGCTGTGCGCCTCCGTCAACGAGGTCGTGTGTCACGGCATCCCTGACGACGCCGTGATCCAGGACGGCGACATCGTCAAGATTGATGTCACCGCCTTCAAGAACGGCGTGCATGGCGACAACTGCGGCTCCTTCATCGCGGGCGAGGGCAGCGATCAGGCGCGCCACCTTCTTGAGACGGCGCGCGAGGCGACCATGCGCGGCATCAAGGCGGCGCAGCCAGGACGCCAGGTCAACGTGATCGGCAGGGTCATCGAGAAGTACGCAGCGCGATTCGGCTACGAGTCGGTGCGCAACTACACGGGCCACGGCGTGGGCCCGGCGTTCCACAGCGGTCTCGTCATCCCGCACTACGACTCCGCGCCCTACCACGATGACCTGATCGAGCCCGGCATGGTGTTCACTGTTGAACCGATGTTGGTGGCCGGCTCTGAGGCGAACCTTGAGTGGGATGACGGCTGGACGGTCGTCACCAAGGACGGTTCGTGGGTTGCCCAGTTTGAGCACACGATCTACATCACCCCTGACGGGCCGGAGGTGTTGACCATCCCATGA
- a CDS encoding sensor histidine kinase, with the protein MSASGGGGVSRVPRRADVVLAGLVAASCLAMLLLLPLVAQTEPDIAVSTPGPSDWPWWLALGGVLAQSACLAWSSAPPQHRLIAVSALAAAIAIVPLGGAAGIVLLAVAPAAYVAARRRAATDSWTPWILATALAALAGTLSSLRSGDQSQLVETGAAVLQAAVIVWLPTLAGSTLGVRAAARDARERELIARAHEHEARVEAALSAERTAIARELHDIAAHHLSGIALMASAISQQIDTDPGAAKSSLADVRAQTRTLLDELRGLVALLRHDDCAAVEVESLAGLETLIPAAAARGLDVTLSVPAGTSLRALAQGIGPLGQFAAYRTVQEALANAARHAPHARCAVTLSDLGTAIEIVVTNAHDAAALPSGDGQGGFGLRGMEERAALTRARLNYGPTDDGGWRVALRVPRESVPEATADSGDAP; encoded by the coding sequence ATGAGCGCGAGCGGTGGAGGCGGTGTGAGCCGCGTCCCACGCCGCGCCGACGTCGTGCTGGCAGGCCTTGTCGCGGCCTCTTGCCTTGCAATGCTCCTGCTCTTACCGCTCGTAGCGCAGACGGAGCCCGATATCGCCGTCTCCACACCGGGCCCTTCGGACTGGCCATGGTGGCTTGCGCTCGGCGGAGTGCTCGCGCAAAGCGCATGCCTCGCCTGGAGTTCCGCTCCCCCACAGCATCGCCTCATCGCCGTGTCGGCGCTTGCGGCGGCGATCGCGATCGTGCCCCTCGGTGGGGCCGCTGGCATCGTCCTCCTCGCCGTAGCGCCGGCTGCCTATGTCGCAGCGCGTCGGCGGGCGGCAACTGACTCCTGGACGCCCTGGATCCTTGCCACCGCCTTGGCCGCCTTGGCTGGGACGCTGTCATCGCTGCGTAGCGGCGATCAGAGCCAACTCGTTGAGACGGGCGCGGCCGTCCTCCAGGCCGCCGTGATCGTGTGGCTGCCAACACTCGCAGGATCCACTCTCGGAGTGCGCGCGGCGGCGCGGGACGCGCGCGAGCGTGAGCTCATCGCTCGCGCCCATGAGCACGAGGCGAGGGTCGAGGCGGCGCTCTCTGCAGAACGCACTGCCATCGCGCGCGAGCTCCACGACATCGCCGCCCATCACCTGTCAGGCATCGCGCTCATGGCCTCAGCCATCTCTCAGCAGATCGACACTGACCCTGGCGCTGCGAAGTCCTCGCTCGCCGACGTGCGCGCGCAAACGCGAACCTTGCTCGACGAGTTGCGCGGGCTCGTGGCGCTCCTGAGACACGACGACTGTGCCGCGGTCGAGGTCGAGTCACTCGCGGGGCTTGAGACCCTCATCCCGGCCGCGGCCGCGCGCGGGCTCGATGTCACGCTGTCCGTTCCAGCGGGTACGTCGCTACGTGCTCTCGCCCAAGGAATCGGTCCATTGGGGCAGTTCGCGGCGTATCGCACCGTCCAGGAGGCCCTCGCCAATGCGGCCCGTCACGCCCCTCATGCACGTTGCGCCGTCACGCTGAGCGACCTCGGCACCGCCATTGAGATTGTGGTCACGAATGCGCACGACGCCGCTGCGCTGCCATCAGGCGATGGACAGGGCGGCTTTGGCTTGCGGGGCATGGAGGAGAGGGCGGCGCTCACTCGAGCGAGGCTCAACTACGGACCCACGGACGACGGCGGCTGGCGTGTCGCTTTGCGCGTGCCGAGGGAGTCGGTGCCCGAGGCAACGGCGGACTCGGGGGACGCCCCGTGA
- a CDS encoding ABC transporter ATP-binding protein, whose product MSSPSTIQAPARTAVSLTNVHKTYGSDSRPVHALKSVSLAVAPGSFTAVMGPSGSGKSTLLNCAAGLDTPTSGRIVIGDTDISNLSADHLTVFRRRRVGFIFQAYNLLPHLSVGENLRLPWWLDNKQQDSGREAELLDAVGLAGMSERLPSELSGGQAQRVAIARALANRPDVIFADEPTGALDSHTGATILEVLRTAVATFHQTLVLVTHDPQVAAVADEVVFLADGAVVDRAEGATAAQISQRVLELGR is encoded by the coding sequence ATGAGCAGTCCATCCACCATCCAGGCCCCTGCGCGTACGGCAGTCAGCCTCACCAACGTGCACAAAACCTACGGCTCTGACAGCCGCCCTGTTCACGCACTGAAGTCGGTCAGTCTCGCCGTCGCGCCCGGCTCCTTCACCGCGGTGATGGGACCTTCAGGCTCGGGTAAGTCAACGCTGCTGAATTGCGCGGCAGGCCTCGACACTCCCACGTCTGGTCGCATCGTGATCGGCGATACCGACATCAGTAACCTGTCGGCAGACCACCTCACCGTCTTTCGGCGCCGACGCGTCGGCTTCATCTTCCAGGCATACAACCTGTTGCCTCACCTGAGCGTTGGCGAAAACCTGCGTTTGCCCTGGTGGCTCGACAACAAGCAGCAGGACTCCGGTCGCGAGGCCGAACTCCTCGACGCCGTCGGCCTCGCTGGGATGTCGGAACGCCTACCGTCCGAACTGTCTGGCGGTCAGGCTCAGCGCGTCGCCATCGCTCGCGCGCTCGCCAACCGCCCTGACGTGATCTTCGCCGACGAGCCGACGGGAGCTCTCGATTCGCACACCGGCGCCACGATCCTTGAGGTGCTGCGCACGGCAGTCGCCACGTTCCACCAGACCCTCGTCCTGGTGACACACGACCCTCAGGTCGCGGCGGTCGCCGACGAGGTGGTCTTTCTTGCCGATGGGGCGGTCGTTGACCGCGCCGAGGGCGCAACGGCTGCACAGATCTCCCAGCGCGTGCTGGAACTGGGGCGGTGA
- a CDS encoding NAD(P)-dependent oxidoreductase codes for MTTVIVTGSKGKLGRVVVAELAAAGYDVHGLDSQPSPPSHDYTRIDLTDYGQTVDAMFGVQDRYGTVDAVVHLAAVPAPGQVTDVATFHNNMPATFNVFQGAKRAGIKKVVYASSETVLGLPFEIDPPYIPVDEDVSRPESNYSLVKHLEETMAAEFCRWDPALSIIALRFSNVMYPEEYAGFPAFDADATARRWNLWGYIDARDGAQAVIRSLEYAQPGFEAFVIANADTVMSRSSAELAAEQFPNVPVTKQLGEHETMLSIDKARRVLGYEPQHSWRDTI; via the coding sequence ATGACCACCGTGATCGTTACGGGAAGCAAGGGAAAGCTGGGCCGCGTCGTCGTCGCCGAACTGGCCGCCGCAGGCTACGACGTGCATGGCCTCGACAGCCAACCGTCGCCGCCTTCGCATGACTACACCCGCATCGATCTCACCGACTACGGGCAGACTGTTGATGCGATGTTCGGCGTGCAGGATCGCTACGGCACAGTCGATGCAGTCGTTCACCTAGCCGCCGTCCCTGCTCCTGGGCAGGTGACGGATGTCGCCACCTTCCACAACAACATGCCGGCGACGTTCAACGTGTTCCAGGGCGCCAAGCGAGCAGGCATCAAGAAGGTCGTCTACGCCTCGTCAGAGACCGTCTTGGGCCTGCCCTTTGAGATCGACCCGCCGTACATCCCCGTCGATGAGGACGTCAGCCGCCCCGAGTCGAACTACTCGCTGGTCAAGCACCTCGAAGAGACCATGGCCGCCGAATTCTGCCGCTGGGACCCTGCCCTCAGCATCATCGCCTTGCGCTTCTCCAACGTCATGTACCCAGAGGAGTACGCAGGCTTTCCCGCGTTCGACGCCGACGCCACCGCCAGGCGGTGGAACCTGTGGGGATACATCGACGCCCGCGATGGCGCCCAGGCCGTCATCAGATCGCTCGAGTATGCTCAGCCAGGCTTCGAGGCCTTCGTGATCGCGAACGCCGACACCGTGATGTCGCGGTCGAGCGCGGAACTCGCCGCCGAGCAGTTCCCGAACGTGCCCGTCACCAAGCAACTGGGCGAACACGAGACGATGCTGAGCATCGACAAGGCACGACGCGTCCTCGGCTACGAGCCGCAGCACTCCTGGCGGGATACTATCTAG
- the ppgK gene encoding polyphosphate--glucose phosphotransferase, with protein sequence MSKHIALGVDIGGSGIKAAPVNLKKGSFADERYRVSTPQPATPDAVGSAVAKVVSKFSPSKKTPIGITFPGVVQQGVVKFAPNMDQSWIGVNIDDVMRDYIGRYVHTLNDADAAGYGEYLYGAAHGRDGVVFLCTLGTGIGSAVIVDGEVMPNTELGHLIIDGKDAEEYAAESARERHDLDWGQWAGHLQKYFSEVERLIWPDLIIVGGGVSKYHEDFLPKLALRSPIVPAELLNGAGIVGAAAAAAHFRERQEAKAKVEAKKAKSASKREGKKDPSEGKGSAAEDS encoded by the coding sequence ATGAGCAAACACATCGCACTCGGCGTCGACATTGGCGGCAGTGGCATCAAGGCCGCGCCTGTCAATCTCAAAAAGGGCTCCTTCGCCGATGAGCGCTACCGAGTATCGACCCCTCAGCCTGCGACGCCAGACGCCGTTGGCAGCGCCGTCGCCAAGGTGGTCTCCAAGTTTTCGCCGTCCAAGAAGACGCCCATCGGCATCACGTTCCCAGGGGTCGTCCAGCAGGGAGTGGTGAAGTTTGCCCCTAACATGGACCAGTCCTGGATCGGCGTCAACATTGACGACGTGATGCGCGACTACATCGGCCGCTACGTGCACACCCTGAATGACGCCGACGCCGCAGGCTATGGCGAGTACTTGTACGGTGCCGCGCACGGCCGCGACGGTGTGGTGTTCCTGTGCACGCTCGGCACCGGCATCGGTAGCGCCGTCATCGTCGACGGCGAGGTGATGCCCAACACGGAGCTTGGCCACCTCATCATCGACGGCAAGGACGCCGAGGAGTACGCGGCCGAGTCGGCGCGCGAGCGCCACGACCTGGATTGGGGCCAGTGGGCCGGCCACCTGCAGAAGTACTTCTCGGAGGTCGAGCGTCTCATCTGGCCGGACCTCATCATCGTGGGGGGCGGCGTGTCGAAGTACCACGAGGACTTCCTGCCGAAGCTCGCGCTGCGCTCTCCCATCGTTCCCGCAGAACTCTTGAATGGCGCCGGAATCGTCGGGGCCGCTGCGGCCGCTGCGCACTTCCGCGAACGCCAAGAGGCCAAGGCGAAGGTGGAGGCCAAGAAGGCGAAATCAGCCTCCAAGCGCGAAGGCAAGAAGGACCCGAGCGAGGGCAAGGGTTCCGCAGCAGAGGATTCATGA
- a CDS encoding NAD+ synthase — MPGLTIALAQVNPCVGDIAGNAALVRDSVRQAASAGAKLVALPEMVMTGYPIEDLALRESFQRAAERAVLDLAEGLEADGLGDIAVIVGTLGVSKSGRPFNQAAVLRHGQVEARYNKHHLPNYGVFDERRIFAQGSDGLVIEVDGRRVGVVICEDIWQDGGPAADMADAGIDLLVVINGSPFEEGKGRVRTQLARRRAAEVGAPLAYVNMWGGQDDLVFDGHSFIVAADGEWMANAAGFADALLTWKLPAAGKAPTASSVVDFASDDEQVYRAIVTGLRDYVTKNGFTSVVLGVSGGIDSALTAAIAADALGGQNVVGVSMPSTFSSEHSRDDAADLAKRIGADYRVQPIASMVDSFQQELALAGVAEENLQARVRGVVLMAISNREGHMVIAPGNKSELATGYATIYDAGSIGGFAPLKDVDKSRVWELARWRNRLAAARGEVEPIPVNSIVKAPSAELRPGQTDQDSLPAYDLLDEVLDAYVEHAEGRAELLARGFDEQVVDKVLSLVDRAEWKRRQYPPGPKVTALAFGRDRRLPITSRWREKVEL; from the coding sequence ATGCCTGGCCTCACGATTGCCCTCGCCCAAGTCAACCCATGCGTCGGCGATATCGCTGGTAATGCTGCTCTTGTGCGCGACTCTGTCCGTCAAGCGGCCAGCGCCGGTGCCAAACTAGTCGCCTTGCCAGAGATGGTCATGACGGGCTACCCGATCGAGGACCTCGCGCTGAGGGAGAGCTTTCAGCGTGCCGCGGAGCGCGCGGTGCTTGACCTCGCCGAGGGCCTCGAGGCAGACGGGCTCGGGGATATCGCGGTCATCGTCGGGACTCTTGGCGTGAGCAAGAGCGGCAGGCCCTTCAATCAGGCGGCTGTACTTCGCCACGGGCAGGTCGAGGCGCGCTACAACAAACACCACCTGCCCAACTACGGGGTATTCGACGAGCGCCGCATCTTCGCTCAGGGTTCAGACGGCCTGGTGATCGAGGTCGACGGCAGGCGCGTCGGGGTGGTCATTTGCGAGGACATCTGGCAGGACGGCGGCCCGGCAGCGGACATGGCCGACGCTGGCATCGACCTCCTGGTGGTGATCAACGGGTCACCGTTTGAGGAAGGCAAGGGTCGTGTGCGGACCCAGCTCGCGCGCCGACGCGCCGCCGAAGTGGGGGCGCCGCTTGCCTACGTCAACATGTGGGGCGGTCAAGACGACCTGGTCTTCGACGGCCACTCCTTCATCGTCGCTGCCGATGGCGAGTGGATGGCGAACGCCGCAGGCTTCGCCGACGCCCTGCTCACCTGGAAGCTGCCGGCAGCCGGTAAGGCTCCCACGGCGTCGTCCGTTGTCGACTTTGCCTCCGACGACGAGCAGGTCTACCGCGCCATCGTCACTGGCCTTCGCGACTACGTGACCAAGAACGGCTTCACGTCGGTGGTGCTCGGGGTCTCTGGCGGTATCGACTCTGCACTCACCGCCGCCATTGCCGCCGACGCACTAGGCGGTCAGAACGTCGTGGGCGTGTCGATGCCGTCGACCTTTTCCTCGGAGCACTCCAGGGACGACGCTGCGGATCTTGCCAAGCGCATCGGCGCCGACTACAGGGTGCAACCGATCGCCTCGATGGTCGACTCCTTCCAGCAAGAGCTCGCTTTGGCAGGAGTTGCGGAAGAGAACTTGCAGGCGCGAGTGCGCGGCGTCGTGCTGATGGCGATCTCGAACCGCGAGGGCCACATGGTCATCGCCCCCGGCAACAAGTCGGAGCTCGCGACCGGTTACGCGACCATCTACGACGCCGGCAGCATCGGCGGCTTTGCGCCACTCAAGGACGTCGACAAGTCCCGGGTGTGGGAGCTTGCCAGGTGGCGTAACCGGCTTGCGGCGGCCCGCGGCGAGGTGGAGCCAATCCCCGTCAACTCGATCGTCAAAGCTCCCAGCGCTGAATTGCGCCCCGGCCAGACCGACCAGGACTCGCTACCCGCTTATGACCTCTTGGATGAGGTGCTCGACGCGTACGTGGAGCATGCCGAGGGCAGGGCTGAGTTGCTCGCGCGCGGTTTCGACGAGCAGGTCGTCGACAAGGTGCTGTCCCTCGTCGACCGCGCCGAGTGGAAGCGTCGTCAGTACCCGCCAGGCCCCAAGGTGACGGCCCTTGCATTCGGCCGCGACAGGAGACTGCCGATTACCAGCCGTTGGCGTGAGAAAGTGGAACTATGA
- a CDS encoding phosphotransferase → MSQWIDRQELSSYMARQRWFGQGKDEVAITEVKELAWLSDPAQGLGVRFEIVRAGALFNVPLSYRQHPREDLSYGFIGAGSLDGEVFYVYDALHDPEARSILLAGFAEDAAHPSEVEYSRLGDFAIEQDADSVLMSAEQSNTSVIVGDALVKFFRKLSPGRNPDIEVQAALTRLGSEEISPLLGWITSGDIDLAMVGVYERTATDGWESARASVRALQDDAVRAREAGGDFAGESERLGTTLAVVHEQMRQTLPTGSWGSAEVGAFVHRLTERLDAAVQMQPSVAAYADRVRKAYAAVDSSVQVPVQRVHGDFHLGQTLRTTSGWMIIDFEGEPAQPLEDRVRLDSVARDIAGLLRSLDYAAHSVAIVSGIEDTEYIDDWVRRNRIAFLRGYGHEASDAALALLHAYEIDKALYEVVYESNYRPDWLPIPLGALERLL, encoded by the coding sequence ATGAGTCAGTGGATAGACCGTCAGGAACTGAGTTCCTACATGGCACGGCAACGGTGGTTCGGCCAAGGCAAGGATGAGGTCGCCATCACCGAGGTGAAGGAACTGGCGTGGCTAAGCGACCCGGCGCAAGGCCTCGGGGTGCGCTTCGAGATTGTGCGTGCGGGGGCGCTGTTCAACGTGCCGCTGTCGTATCGACAGCACCCCCGCGAGGACCTGTCCTATGGCTTCATCGGGGCAGGCTCGCTCGACGGCGAGGTGTTCTACGTCTACGACGCTCTTCACGATCCTGAGGCGCGCAGCATCCTTCTCGCCGGCTTCGCCGAAGACGCCGCTCACCCTTCGGAGGTCGAGTATTCGCGGCTGGGCGACTTTGCCATCGAGCAGGACGCCGACAGTGTGCTGATGTCCGCGGAGCAAAGCAACACCTCGGTGATCGTCGGCGATGCCTTGGTGAAGTTCTTCCGCAAGCTCTCCCCTGGTCGCAACCCTGACATTGAGGTCCAAGCGGCATTGACACGCTTGGGTTCGGAAGAGATCTCCCCCCTCTTGGGCTGGATTACCAGCGGCGATATCGACCTGGCCATGGTTGGCGTCTACGAGCGGACGGCCACCGACGGCTGGGAATCGGCGAGGGCAAGCGTGCGGGCGCTGCAGGATGACGCCGTGCGAGCAAGGGAGGCAGGAGGCGACTTTGCCGGGGAGTCAGAACGACTCGGCACCACACTCGCCGTGGTGCATGAACAGATGCGCCAGACGCTTCCCACTGGGTCGTGGGGCTCCGCGGAGGTTGGAGCGTTCGTTCACCGCCTCACGGAGCGTCTCGACGCTGCGGTGCAGATGCAACCCAGCGTCGCGGCGTACGCCGATCGCGTGCGCAAGGCGTATGCGGCGGTCGACTCCTCGGTGCAGGTGCCGGTGCAGCGAGTCCACGGCGACTTCCACTTGGGACAGACTCTTCGCACCACCTCCGGGTGGATGATTATCGACTTTGAGGGCGAGCCGGCGCAGCCGCTTGAGGACCGGGTGCGACTCGACTCTGTCGCGCGAGACATCGCGGGACTACTGCGCTCCCTCGACTACGCCGCACACTCCGTCGCGATCGTGTCTGGCATCGAGGACACCGAGTACATCGACGACTGGGTGCGGCGCAATCGCATCGCCTTCTTGCGCGGGTACGGGCACGAAGCCTCCGATGCGGCTCTCGCACTGCTCCACGCCTACGAGATCGATAAGGCGCTCTACGAGGTGGTCTACGAGTCGAACTATCGTCCCGATTGGTTGCCGATACCGCTCGGCGCGCTGGAACGGCTGCTCTAG